The proteins below are encoded in one region of Pacificitalea manganoxidans:
- the purL gene encoding phosphoribosylformylglycinamidine synthase subunit PurL, with the protein MDEPEITEELIAAHGLKPDEYARILEIIGREPSFTELGIFSAMWNEHCSYKSSKKWLRTLPTEGPQVVCGPGENAGVVDIGDNQVVVFKMESHNHPSYIEPYQGAATGVGGILRDVFTMGARPIAAMNALSFGEKDHPKTRQLVHGVVEGIGGYGNCFGVPTVGGEVRFHPAYNGNCLVNAFAAGLADADGIFYSAASGVGMPVVYLGAKTGRDGVGGATMASAEFDDTIEEKRPTVQVGDPFTEKRLMEATLELMQTGAVISIQDMGAAGLTCSAVEMGDKGGLGVRLNLDAVPVRETGMTAYEMMLSESQERMLMVLRPEKEAEAKAVFEKWDLDFAIVGETIAEDRFLVMHHNTVMADLPLATLAGSAPEYDRPWVETPAAAPLSDVAEVDAIEALRALITSPNHAQKAWVWEQYDHMVMADTVRAPGMGAGVIRVHGTEKALAFTSDVTPRYVRANPQQGGRQAVAEAYRNLCAVGARPLATTDNLNFGNPEKPEIMGQFVGAIKGIGEACAALDTPIVSGNVSLYNETDGTGILPTPTIGAVGLLDTLDDLIGGPAQDGDVLLLLGAEGAHLGQSALLYELLGREDGDAPHVDLEIERVHGEFVRNNARAIRACTDLSDGGLALATFEMAAAAECGVTLDVSGTAALYGEDQGRYLIAADPTQAEALLSAAAANDLPLIQVGRFGGATVSLGGVEAPLADLVRDWTSAFAGHFA; encoded by the coding sequence ATGGATGAGCCCGAGATCACCGAAGAGCTGATCGCAGCCCATGGGCTCAAGCCCGACGAATATGCGCGGATCCTCGAGATCATCGGACGGGAGCCGAGCTTTACCGAGCTTGGGATCTTCTCCGCGATGTGGAACGAGCATTGTTCCTACAAATCCTCCAAGAAATGGCTCCGCACCCTGCCGACCGAAGGCCCGCAGGTCGTCTGCGGCCCCGGTGAAAACGCGGGCGTCGTGGATATCGGCGACAATCAGGTCGTCGTGTTCAAGATGGAGAGCCACAACCACCCGTCTTATATCGAACCCTATCAGGGCGCGGCGACCGGTGTCGGGGGTATCCTGCGCGATGTGTTCACGATGGGCGCGCGGCCTATCGCGGCGATGAACGCGCTGTCCTTCGGCGAGAAGGATCACCCCAAGACCCGGCAGCTGGTGCATGGCGTGGTCGAGGGCATCGGCGGCTATGGCAATTGCTTCGGCGTGCCCACCGTCGGCGGCGAAGTGCGCTTCCACCCGGCCTATAACGGCAATTGCCTTGTGAATGCGTTTGCGGCAGGTCTGGCGGATGCGGATGGCATTTTCTACTCCGCCGCGTCTGGTGTGGGCATGCCTGTCGTTTACCTTGGGGCCAAAACGGGCCGCGACGGGGTCGGCGGCGCAACGATGGCTTCGGCGGAGTTCGACGACACGATCGAGGAAAAACGGCCCACCGTGCAGGTTGGCGATCCCTTCACCGAAAAGCGCCTGATGGAAGCGACGCTGGAGCTGATGCAGACCGGCGCCGTCATCTCGATTCAGGATATGGGCGCGGCTGGTCTGACATGCTCCGCTGTCGAGATGGGCGATAAGGGTGGCTTGGGCGTGCGGCTCAACCTTGACGCCGTGCCGGTGCGCGAAACCGGCATGACCGCTTATGAGATGATGCTGTCGGAAAGCCAGGAGCGGATGCTCATGGTTCTGCGCCCCGAAAAGGAGGCCGAGGCCAAGGCGGTATTCGAGAAATGGGATCTCGATTTCGCCATCGTGGGCGAGACCATCGCCGAGGATCGGTTCCTTGTGATGCACCACAACACCGTCATGGCGGATCTGCCTCTGGCGACGCTGGCGGGCTCCGCGCCGGAATATGACCGTCCTTGGGTTGAAACGCCGGCTGCCGCGCCGCTAAGCGATGTGGCTGAGGTCGACGCGATCGAGGCGCTGCGCGCGCTCATCACCTCGCCCAACCACGCGCAAAAGGCGTGGGTCTGGGAACAGTATGACCACATGGTGATGGCGGATACCGTGCGGGCTCCGGGCATGGGGGCTGGCGTGATCCGGGTGCATGGCACCGAGAAGGCGCTCGCGTTCACCTCAGACGTGACGCCCCGCTATGTCCGCGCCAACCCCCAGCAGGGCGGGCGGCAGGCCGTGGCGGAAGCCTATCGCAACCTGTGCGCCGTGGGCGCGCGTCCGCTCGCCACGACCGACAACCTCAATTTCGGCAATCCCGAAAAGCCGGAGATCATGGGCCAGTTCGTTGGCGCGATCAAAGGCATCGGCGAAGCCTGCGCCGCGCTCGATACGCCCATCGTGTCGGGCAACGTATCGCTTTACAACGAAACCGACGGCACGGGTATCCTGCCCACGCCGACGATTGGCGCGGTTGGGTTGCTCGACACGCTTGACGATTTGATTGGTGGCCCGGCGCAGGATGGCGATGTTTTGTTGCTTCTGGGGGCCGAGGGCGCGCATCTGGGACAATCCGCGCTGCTTTATGAGCTGCTGGGGCGTGAGGATGGCGACGCACCGCATGTCGATCTGGAAATCGAGCGTGTCCACGGCGAATTTGTCCGCAACAACGCCCGCGCCATTCGTGCCTGCACCGACCTGTCGGACGGTGGGCTGGCGCTTGCCACGTTCGAAATGGCCGCTGCGGCGGAGTGCGGTGTGACGCTGGATGTGTCCGGCACCGCCGCGCTTTATGGTGAGGATCAGGGACGCTATCTGATCGCAGCCGATCCGACGCAGGCCGAAGCATTGCTATCTGCCGCAGCCGCCAATGATCTGCCCTTGATCCAAGTTGGCCGCTTTGGCGGGGCGACCGTATCCTTGGGCGGGGTCGAGGCACCGCTGGCCGATCTGGTGCGCGACTGGACATCTGCCTTCGCCGGGCATTTTGCCTGA